GAAAGTCAGagaaaagagaagctggtgatgAACCGACTCTTTATAGCTGTTAAAACATAGGCGATtacaacattaaacacaactaTAAACTATAACTATCTTAtagtagtataagaggaataaaacactttgggggcGTGCTGTTAACAACCGTAAACAACAGCAACCCCGCTTCACATTGAGCCACGTCACCaactattgattattttcctacaacataCCCCATAGCGTTTTCTTCCTTACATGATATGCATGGCATTAGTGCTGTGGCGGTCAAAGTAAAACCAAGTTACTacggtaaaaacaaacaatttgcaATGTGGGGTTTGGTGTCCTACTTGGCATCGcaacagttaaaataaataaataaataaataaataaataaaaaggttttcatttcataCATGAATTCCTAGAAAacgctaatattggcacccttggtaaatatgagcaaagaaggctgtgaaaaactgtctttattgttgaacctttttacaaaaatactctgctctcatggatagcaaACAACAGATttatccaaaatatacatctttgtaaaatataggtgtgcgacaattattggcacccttctaGTCAATACTTCGtgctacttccctttgccaagatatttaccaagggtgccaatattagtggagggcactgtatgtatttccagttttaaattaatccattttaaaataataagcaTAATTCAAATGATTAAGTAAATTGAGACAGGTGCATCCGCATCTCtcgacattattattattattatttttttttaaacacactggTGTTAATGTGCAGCCGTGAGTTTGAGTTGTGTACGTGTACCTGTATCCCAGCTGGCGTGTGTAATGTAGGCAGGCTCGGCGCACGTGCGTGTTTAGACCGTGTGACTGACAGACGGTTCCGCACTCGGGGCAGACGAGAGGGTGGAGTTTCTTGTGGAGTCGCTGGTGGGCAGCAGCACTGCAGGCGTTCCATAGAGGCATTGGAGGAGAGCACTGCATACAGcactaaagacacacacacacacacagagattagAAAGGCTAAAACAAACACCCACTCATAAGGATACAGGGCGTGCCATGCACACAttccttacagaaaaaaacGTCAACATGATCAATATGCAAGTAAATGTTATTACTCACTGTGTCTATTCCCCCCGGATCTGATTCCTGGAAGTGTGCGGCTAGTTTCTCTTTTGAGCCAAATGAATTCTTACACTCTGGGCACCTGCAAACACAAGTAGCAGATGCTACTGGGCCATTAGATACACTGggcaaagaaattaaaataacatgcaCAGAAAGTGGTGCAGATTCCTGACTGCTGAAATGTACATGTTTATTTGCACACTGATGATCCCAGCTTCTTTCAAAAGGACAGGACAATCTCTATCAATTTTATTCCAGGTCCAAATGCACAATCAATTCTacaatactaaaaaaaaaaattagaatgaTGCTTTTACTTAGTACTACAATAATGAATGCAATGATTCAGCCAATTTAGGAACAAAATAGttttattgcactttaaaatcaaaatcaaaacagCCTTTTCTTTCACAATATACATTACGAACATGTGTGTCTTtacatgtataaatatttgGTTCGCAATAAGACTGCACAAAGTCATGTTAACTAAGTGGATCTTTTAAAttctagatataaataaaaagtagaaGTAAAATAAGCCAGGGCACTCTTGGGTTCGTGAGCCTGTTAAAAACAATCTGCTTGCTTTAACGAAGCTCAGTGAAAATCGCAGAGGATTCATTTATCGAGGAAGCCAAACAATTCATTCCAGGTCATTGTGCTGTGTTATTACCAATTATCACAGGAACCAGTCAAGGAAGAGGAGGCCAgcagagatggaggaggagtaAGCACACctgtaaatgtgtttaatgAAAAAAAGCAGAGGAATTAATAAGGGTGAGcaattaatgtttgaaaataataataataataattccacagAGAAACATTATCTCTCCTGACATTTGCCCTTTCTTATGTTTCCCCCATTTTCTCACAAGCTGGTTACCTGCCAACTCCCACCCTCTAGCTAACTCTCCCCTATCGTAGGACAGCTGCTAGGCTAACAAGTGCTTAATCTGAGACATGTGAAACCAAatcttttcgaactgctgctcctgctgcatAAAAGGGCTGTGTAACACactgaggaaagcgctatctgccctcttccacatacatgagctcacagacgccaGCGATTGGTTAATGTCACGGTCACTGCAATCTTCTGACAATAGGGGGTGGGGCACAATGGCTTAGTGGTCTTTTtggtttgcctcgcacctccaggtttgggggttcTATTCCTGCttccactgtgtgtgcatggagtttatATGTTCTCTcagtgctttgggggtttcctccaggtactccggtttccttccgcagtccaaagacatgtccAACGTGTCCGTAGTgcgtgaatgggtgtgtgattgtgccatgtGATGAGTTGGGACtacgtccagggtgtcccctgccttctGCCCCAAGTCCTTTGGTATACCCTCCATGCGACACCGTGTAAGATTAGCGGTACGGAAAACGGATAGTTAATTTTACTTGCCATCCGCTGGCAACGAGTCCCTGCTTAGCCTACACCTCTCCGTGTGCGTTTGGACAAAgtatgaaaataattatttgtacATGGTACGTGAAACTATTTTCCTAACTTACCTATGGGTACGGTATCCTGTTGGCCAATCATCTGTTCCACACTGACAGGTCTCATGACAAGGTGTGAGCACTGCATGACCAGTCCTTTCTCCTTGTGCTCACGAGCGTGCAACAGCAGGCTACACTTGTTAAAGAAGGCCAGCCGCTTCGTGCAGAGGTTACAGGTCACCTCGATGCGCAAGGAGCGACGATCGTAATGGCGCGCCAGGCTGCGCTCCAAAGCAAATGCATCCCCACACTCCAGGCAGCGGTAACCTGAAGCAGGCACGCCAAGGCCCCACTCGGGACGAGGCAGTATGGAGAGGTCTGGCTGGTAGCTGGGCAGCGGGTTCTTACTGTTGAGAATCTTGTTGAACGCCTCCACCAGGCTCGACTGGCTGCGGGAGATCACAGCTCCGGGACTGTTTACAATGGTTGCTGGCTTAGTGGAGGGTACAGCAACTGTCTTCTGACCAATCGAGCAAATACTAATGGCAGAGGAGGACgaggatgaagatgaaacaGATGGTGAAGTGGATGTCTTTGTGACATTAGACGCCACTTTCTGTGCCTTGCTGGCTGCAAACAGCATGGCTGAGCTGGCATCCTGTAAGGTTGACACTGGCAGCATTGTAGTCTTTGAGTCCGGAGCCTGACCTGACATGGCTGCTGCAGGTCTCTTAGGCCTGGTGATCGCCTTACGACCTCCTATTGGAATTTTCGACCCGTCGGGGCCCTTGGAGATGCCTGCTGCAGCTCCTTTAGCAGCGACTCTGGTAACGGTGCGCGTGATGTTGCCTGTGGGGGTTTTAACTGTCTTGATTCGAACTTTAAGTGGTCTGGAAGGTACTACAGAGGAGCCTGATCTTTTTTCGACAGACGCTACCGAGACTAAGACCGACGGTTCCTCTTCTTCTGGTTCTACCGTCTTTTCATTCTCAACTTTGTCACTGTCGCATTTACTGTGCTCCTGTTCATTCCTTGCATTCTCTATAGGCTCCTCCTTATCAGGAACCTCCGAGGTTTTGTCCTGCACAGGTTCTTTTTCTCCTAGCTCCTGTTCAGGGGTCGATGATAAGCTTTTCCACTGTGGACATGCTGGCATTTCTGGCTCAGGGCTCTCGGGAGAGTCTCGTTCCTCAATAATGTGCTCCGGGTATAGTTCTGGTatgggtgggtgtgtctttTCGGGGATGTTGTTGCTCTGTGGGGGTGTCTGCTGGGACACCAAGGGAGGTGGGTGTGGAGAAACAGAAGTGGTCTCTCCAGTTTGAGTGTTACTTATAGGCAAAGACGGagaggagggagggggaggCTGAAGCTCAGCGGATGACCTGTGTCTGCCTGGAAACCTGAGCGGCGAAGACATCTCTACGTCTGGGCTTTCTTGAATCATGAGCGGAGGGCTTCCAAGGTCTGGTTCCGATTCTTCGTCTTCAGATAACGCTTGATTAATCTCGGCCCTCGAGCTGCTGTTCACAGGCCGAGTTTGAGACGCAAAGGCAGACGCGGGACATTCGCCTTCCTCTTCATCAGCTTTGGCCGGCGGCAGGCTGATGAAATTGGTGCAAGAGATGGAAGAAGCAGAGGCAGGTAAAGGCATGTGAGGTGAAAAGTTTGGAGAGGGATTGGAAGGACCATCACCCTGATTGCTCTCATCACCTTCCCTGGCTATCTTAGGAGAACAAGGGGACCAGAGATGGCCTTTCGGTTGCATTTGTGATTGACTGGAGAGCAGGGCGTTTTCCACAACTCCTCCTGAAACAGCCTTGAATCCACTGTGGAGGAGCGGGTCCATCGGCATCAGGCTGTGTGCGACCTGCGGAGACAGCTGGCCCCCGGCTCGACATCTGTCAGCTTCATCCAGAACATCGCTCACTTGCCTTGATGCGTTTTCTTCCTCATCTCTCCTATTTTCATATGCATCGGCACAGATGCTGTTCTTTACTATAACACTGACTACAGACTGGTCATGAGAAGTTTCACGGATTTCCGAGGGTCCGACGGGCCTTTGATTTGAACCACCACTTCGCTCTTTGGTACCACTGCCACCGGATTCGCTATGATTTGCATCAGGATCTGCCGACTCGGACTGAATCGCCTCTTTAGCATCAATATCAGGAATATCAAATGCTGCCAACAGGTCATCAAAATCTGGCGTCTTCATGTCACCCATTCCTGTCTGACCAACTGATATGCCTGCAGATGGAAAACAAGCAACAGGATAGTTTAGCTCCTCCTACAAACAAGAAAGTTGCAAACATAAAGTGTTGTATGACGTTTGCCACAGAAATGAGGCTCGGCTAGCTTTTTATCTACAAGTCAAGTTTAACCATTAACTAAGAAACTGAACTGAAAGCTCTCGTCCCAGGAAGTGTCCACAGCATGCTAACACGTTAGCTAGTTCCTTTAACGGCAGTTAAGTACGAACTAACGTTAATTTCACAGCAGAACCGTTTTATCAGCCTCTCTACTCGTCCGAAATCTTCATACAAGTCATTTCTCTGACTTAAACGCCGAGTCTTGATACGTTAGCTCTCATCAAACATAACTTTGACAGGTTTGCTCTAACAGATGCTTTGCTGCTAAGCTCGAGCGATGCCGTTGGCTAAATCTTAAACGGCTTCCTGTCGGACATGGAGTGCACTACACATAGGgcgtacactcactactttggACCCTATTCAGCGCGCCCATGTAGTGAACACGGGTCTGTTTAGGATACGGCCTTTCAAAGCTAGTTCTTGCAGAGTAAACGCTTCACCCAAGGGCTTCTCTGTGAAAACAGAACCAAGCTGCGGGTTTATTAAATCGTCAGGCTGTCTGCCTTTGAAAAttcaaacatttctgctgaaaatcGACCGCGCAACGCATAACACAGCGGATTAAGCTATCTAGGGCTAATGTTAGCATAATCAGCTAAGCTAGCTGAACCGATTTGCATGGTGAAGTTGAAACCTAGTTTAGATATACTGTTTGTTATACGTATACAGTTTGTTTACGAGGTTAGGATCCAGACGGTAATTGTTACAGGTAAAATGTCAGTGCTGCAAGTGCATTAAATGGCGTCTGTGAGCTGCGGGTTAAAAAGAGGGGAAAGTTTGGTTTGAACTTTACCTGCTCGAGCTGTTCCTGACTGTTCCTGGCTTCTGCCAGCCAGGGCGGCGCATCACACCCGCGTCATCTGTGACCTGGAGCGGGCTTTCACCCAAACATGTCCAAAACAACATCAACACTCATACCTACTGAAGAATAATAAGCTGTAAACAATCCACGAAGGGGTGGTGTGGTGCCTCATCAGCCACAGGtagattaatttcctataacaacatgttgtgaagtgctttattcctcttatatacCATATCAATTCCCAATGACTGCAatacatttaactttttttatccatttattgttacatttaatgttttaacatctttaaacagttgttccttcatcagcctctgtctctctctctctctctctctctctctctctcgaagtgcacctattatggtttttcaaatatcacctatcatgtagtgtgttatagagctttTTGTGAATGtacaaagtctgcaaagtttcaaaaatcaaagtgcacgacaaacggagttattgactcccagaagaaggaaccgattctgaacaactgaaacgagtcgttagtaattccagactttacttcctgtactaacctacataggtttgtaacaaaaagccccgcctctcgtCTTCGTTTGCGTCattgctcgctgacagcggtagaccaatcacaacagactgggacatctgaccaatcagagcagagtatgctctctgaaaggaggaatttagaatgaatccttttgaacggatcatttaacgagtcgtttgtgacactggaggAAAAGGTAATgatgcaatttaaattatgagcacattaaagtgttttttttttaatcttggaTGGATGTAAATCTATTatatgagacctctaaaacaaaattaggttcaaaaccataataggtgcgctttaataaCTGATTCTTAATTTAAGGGACAAAACATGTCCTACATACAAAAGTCCTCTTAATGTTAAAAATTAAGAAATtcgtaataataaaaatacttaaaaagtT
This genomic window from Ictalurus punctatus breed USDA103 chromosome 1, Coco_2.0, whole genome shotgun sequence contains:
- the znf687a gene encoding zinc finger protein 687a isoform X1; amino-acid sequence: MGDMKTPDFDDLLAAFDIPDIDAKEAIQSESADPDANHSESGGSGTKERSGGSNQRPVGPSEIRETSHDQSVVSVIVKNSICADAYENRRDEEENASRQVSDVLDEADRCRAGGQLSPQVAHSLMPMDPLLHSGFKAVSGGVVENALLSSQSQMQPKGHLWSPCSPKIAREGDESNQGDGPSNPSPNFSPHMPLPASASSISCTNFISLPPAKADEEEGECPASAFASQTRPVNSSSRAEINQALSEDEESEPDLGSPPLMIQESPDVEMSSPLRFPGRHRSSAELQPPPPSSPSLPISNTQTGETTSVSPHPPPLVSQQTPPQSNNIPEKTHPPIPELYPEHIIEERDSPESPEPEMPACPQWKSLSSTPEQELGEKEPVQDKTSEVPDKEEPIENARNEQEHSKCDSDKVENEKTVEPEEEEPSVLVSVASVEKRSGSSVVPSRPLKVRIKTVKTPTGNITRTVTRVAAKGAAAGISKGPDGSKIPIGGRKAITRPKRPAAAMSGQAPDSKTTMLPVSTLQDASSAMLFAASKAQKVASNVTKTSTSPSVSSSSSSSSAISICSIGQKTVAVPSTKPATIVNSPGAVISRSQSSLVEAFNKILNSKNPLPSYQPDLSILPRPEWGLGVPASGYRCLECGDAFALERSLARHYDRRSLRIEVTCNLCTKRLAFFNKCSLLLHAREHKEKGLVMQCSHLVMRPVSVEQMIGQQDTVPIGVLTPPPSLLASSSLTGSCDNWCPECKNSFGSKEKLAAHFQESDPGGIDTCCMQCSPPMPLWNACSAAAHQRLHKKLHPLVCPECGTVCQSHGLNTHVRRACLHYTRQLGYRCPCCQLVFGGVNSLNAVKNHMHTAHSEVFHKCPSCPMAFKSASSADTHSSTQHPQLSEKAKQSKEIYKCVMCRTVFTQKALLNVHFDTHLVTQKVNVFKCPDCHKLFTQRTSLLEHVKASHRKSAAHLTPKGSVKMESSDGEEWRKEEDEDGAGYPGGKESSASLNLQSWSCSECQTSYTDKESYITHMAKQHKKELKRFPCTLCEGSFSSSSSLRRHFRVKHKGIKRSLYCQLCTGSKKSFSSKLVLEKHMQIHHGGQRAANSQRQVSSRFTDPADSSSEQDGALTTATPEENNNTDHFSFVRNRRGGSAQEQDTEGFRCMPCGFVSEDKEEFLHHIQSHRGEGGKGVQCQQCGACFTSASSLARHRFISHRVRDGDEQRENTNHDAAEGAESPGSPTPAEEGDGRLSCKVCRRHFSKAADLNTHFRSHGMAFINAYKAEKPA
- the znf687a gene encoding zinc finger protein 687a isoform X2 → MGDMKTPDFDDLLAAFDIPDIDAKEAIQSESADPDANHSESGGSGTKERSGGSNQRPVGPSEIRETSHDQSVVSVIVKNSICADAYENRRDEEENASRQVSDVLDEADRCRAGGQLSPQVAHSLMPMDPLLHSGFKAVSGGVVENALLSSQSQMQPKGHLWSPCSPKIAREGDESNQGDGPSNPSPNFSPHMPLPASASSISCTNFISLPPAKADEEEGECPASAFASQTRPVNSSSRAEINQALSEDEESEPDLGSPPLMIQESPDVEMSSPLRFPGRHRSSAELQPPPPSSPSLPISNTQTGETTSVSPHPPPLVSQQTPPQSNNIPEKTHPPIPELYPEHIIEERDSPESPEPEMPACPQWKSLSSTPEQELGEKEPVQDKTSEVPDKEEPIENARNEQEHSKCDSDKVENEKTVEPEEEEPSVLVSVASVEKRSGSSVVPSRPLKVRIKTVKTPTGNITRTVTRVAAKGAAAGISKGPDGSKIPIGGRKAITRPKRPAAAMSGQAPDSKTTMLPVSTLQDASSAMLFAASKAQKVASNVTKTSTSPSVSSSSSSSSAISICSIGQKTVAVPSTKPATIVNSPGAVISRSQSSLVEAFNKILNSKNPLPSYQPDLSILPRPEWGLGVPASGYRCLECGDAFALERSLARHYDRRSLRIEVTCNLCTKRLAFFNKCSLLLHAREHKEKGLVMQCSHLVMRPVSVEQMIGQQDTVPIGVLTPPPSLLASSSLTGSCDNWCPECKNSFGSKEKLAAHFQESDPGGIDTCCMQCSPPMPLWNACSAAAHQRLHKKLHPLVCPECGTVCQSHGLNTHVRRACLHYTRQLGYRCPCCQLVFGGVNSLNAVKNHMHTAHSEVFHKCPSCPMAFKSASSADTHSSTQHPQLSEKAKQSKEIYKCVMCRTVFTQKALLNVHFDTHLVTQKVNVFKCPDCHKLFTQRTSLLEHVKASHRKSAAHLTPKGSVKMESSDGEEWRKEEDEDGAGYPGGKESSASLNLQSWSCSECQTSYTDKESYITHMAKQHKKELKRFPCTLCEGSFSSSSSLRRHFRVKHKGIKRSLYCQLCTGSKKSFSSKLVLEKHMQIHHGGQRAANSQRQALASQQAL